Proteins from one Halopseudomonas pelagia genomic window:
- the greA gene encoding transcription elongation factor GreA, which produces MMKYPMTKQGAEALEAELKHLKSVMRPQITQAIAEARELGDLKENAEYHAAREQQGMVEARIRDIEGRLGNAQVIDVATLPRTGKVFFGTTVEIVNVDTDESVSYQIVGDDEADIKINKISVSSPIARALIGKEEGDIVAVKTPGGVVEYEIVEVAHK; this is translated from the coding sequence ATTATGAAATATCCAATGACCAAACAGGGCGCAGAAGCCCTGGAAGCCGAACTCAAGCATCTGAAAAGCGTGATGCGCCCGCAGATTACCCAGGCTATCGCCGAAGCGCGTGAACTGGGTGACCTGAAGGAAAATGCCGAATACCATGCTGCGCGCGAGCAGCAAGGCATGGTTGAAGCGCGCATTCGTGATATCGAAGGCCGTCTGGGCAATGCCCAGGTGATCGACGTTGCTACCTTGCCGCGCACCGGCAAGGTGTTCTTCGGTACCACAGTTGAGATCGTTAACGTCGATACCGACGAGTCGGTCAGTTATCAGATCGTCGGTGACGACGAGGCCGACATCAAGATCAACAAGATCTCTGTCAGCTCGCCGATTGCCCGTGCGTTGATCGGCAAGGAAGAGGGCGATATCGTCGCCGTGAAAACCCCGGGCGGCGTGGTCGAGTACGAGATCGTCGAGGTTGCGCACAAGTGA
- the yhbY gene encoding ribosome assembly RNA-binding protein YhbY — protein MTLSSAQKKDYKRIGHHLKPVVIVSDQGASEGVLSELNRALDDHELIKIRISVADRDTKKALVEQVCKASGAELVQVIGKMVILLRKNKKANPNLSNLTRFKDM, from the coding sequence ATGACCCTCAGCTCAGCTCAGAAGAAAGACTACAAACGTATTGGCCATCACCTCAAGCCGGTGGTCATCGTCAGCGATCAGGGCGCCAGCGAAGGCGTGTTGTCTGAGCTGAATCGCGCGCTGGATGATCATGAACTGATCAAGATCCGTATCAGCGTAGCTGACCGTGACACCAAGAAAGCCTTGGTAGAGCAGGTTTGCAAGGCCAGTGGTGCCGAATTGGTGCAGGTGATCGGCAAGATGGTCATTTTGCTGCGCAAGAACAAGAAGGCCAACCCCAATCTGTCGAACCTGACCCGCTTCAAGGATATGTGA
- a CDS encoding DUF4149 domain-containing protein: MPPASGLRGGRIAWQLTLTLWVGGVWMLHFVLLPALQQFGLAPLLIDELANYMRPLMMGFAGVCAALQLLVVWAALGQGLGHGLARDLRAQLLALVILGVAGFFAVAVMPNGAYLQLFAYLVVAFAGLILVLQPRPDEAGR, encoded by the coding sequence ATGCCTCCAGCCTCCGGGCTGCGTGGCGGGCGTATTGCCTGGCAACTGACGCTGACCCTGTGGGTTGGTGGCGTCTGGATGCTGCATTTTGTGCTGTTGCCGGCACTCCAGCAGTTCGGTCTGGCGCCGCTGCTGATCGACGAGCTGGCCAATTATATGCGGCCATTGATGATGGGCTTCGCTGGCGTATGTGCGGCGTTGCAGTTGTTGGTGGTGTGGGCAGCGCTGGGGCAGGGTCTGGGACACGGTTTGGCGCGAGATCTGCGTGCGCAACTACTGGCGCTGGTCATTCTGGGAGTAGCTGGCTTCTTTGCAGTCGCGGTTATGCCCAATGGCGCCTATCTGCAGTTATTCGCCTATCTGGTGGTGGCTTTTGCCGGACTGATTCTGGTGCTGCAGCCGCGCCCGGATGAAGCCGGGCGCTAG
- the secG gene encoding preprotein translocase subunit SecG, with protein MIETVVIVVHLMVAIGLVGLVLIQQGKGAETGASFGSGASGTVFGSQGSATFLSRLTAILATVFFVTSLGLAYYASHHSDEIRDAGLPEPALQTAPVAPAASEDVPVLEEELTPQAPAADDVPAAE; from the coding sequence ATGATTGAAACCGTAGTCATAGTTGTTCACCTGATGGTCGCCATCGGTCTGGTCGGGCTGGTCCTGATCCAGCAGGGTAAGGGTGCCGAAACAGGTGCATCCTTTGGTTCCGGTGCGTCTGGTACTGTGTTTGGCAGCCAGGGTTCGGCTACCTTTCTCAGCCGCCTGACGGCGATCCTGGCCACGGTGTTCTTTGTTACTTCCCTGGGTCTGGCGTATTACGCAAGTCACCATTCGGATGAAATTCGCGATGCAGGTTTGCCGGAGCCGGCTCTGCAAACAGCGCCAGTAGCACCGGCGGCGAGTGAAGATGTACCAGTTCTTGAAGAAGAGCTGACTCCTCAGGCCCCTGCAGCAGATGATGTACCTGCGGCAGAATAA
- the folP gene encoding dihydropteroate synthase, giving the protein MSATDHGSRLPCGDRELDLSRTHVMGILNTTPDSFSDGGQYQQLDAALRHVERMLEEGATLIDVGGESTRPGADPVSVDQELQRVVPVVEAIKARFDTIVSIDTSTPEVMRESAAVGAGLINDVRALLRPGALQAAAQSGLPVCLMHMRGDPKHMQDAPRYESILNEVGRFLSERVEACEQAGIAREKLLLDPGFGFGKTLEHNLELFAQMHLLQPQGLPLLVGVSRKSMIGQLLQRPVEERLAGGLALTSLAVARGARIIRAHDVAATVDAVRMTEAVLAAAQR; this is encoded by the coding sequence ATGAGCGCTACTGACCATGGTTCCCGGTTGCCTTGCGGCGATCGGGAGCTTGATCTGTCCCGTACCCATGTCATGGGTATTCTCAATACCACTCCCGATTCCTTTTCCGACGGCGGCCAGTATCAGCAACTGGATGCGGCGCTGCGGCATGTCGAGCGTATGCTCGAAGAAGGCGCCACGCTGATTGATGTCGGCGGCGAGTCCACGCGCCCTGGCGCTGATCCAGTGTCTGTCGATCAGGAATTGCAGCGCGTGGTGCCGGTGGTGGAAGCCATCAAGGCGCGCTTCGATACCATCGTTTCGATTGATACCAGCACACCTGAAGTAATGCGCGAGAGTGCTGCCGTGGGTGCCGGTCTGATCAACGATGTGCGCGCGCTGTTGCGCCCCGGAGCGTTGCAGGCTGCCGCGCAAAGTGGCTTGCCGGTGTGCCTGATGCATATGCGCGGCGATCCTAAACACATGCAGGACGCCCCGCGTTACGAATCCATACTGAACGAGGTCGGGCGCTTTCTCAGCGAACGTGTTGAGGCCTGCGAGCAGGCAGGTATTGCTCGGGAAAAGTTGCTGCTGGATCCCGGCTTTGGCTTTGGCAAGACGCTGGAGCATAACCTCGAACTCTTCGCCCAGATGCATCTGCTGCAGCCCCAGGGTTTGCCGTTATTAGTCGGCGTATCGCGCAAAAGCATGATCGGCCAATTGCTGCAGCGGCCAGTGGAAGAGCGTCTGGCTGGTGGTCTGGCGCTTACGTCCTTGGCGGTCGCCCGGGGCGCGCGTATCATCAGAGCCCATGACGTGGCGGCCACCGTGGATGCGGTGCGCATGACCGAGGCGGTGCTGGCGGCAGCGCAGCGCTAA
- the tpiA gene encoding triose-phosphate isomerase produces MRRPLVAGNWKMHGTRQSVDSLLKGLNQQDWPEGVDVMIAPPALYIQQCHASLIKSPVYIGAQSCASQAEPGALTGEISPAQLRDAGCEYVLVGHSERRSLFGETDEVVRKKFAAALACGLRPVLCVGETREQRDAGLTAEVVGTQLQVILDAFGVGGLAQGVVAYEPVWAIGTGLTADPEQAQDVHAMIRARLAIMDDEQAQLVQIVYGGSVKADNAEDLFAMPDIDGGLVGGASLNADEFGAIARAAGRV; encoded by the coding sequence ATGCGTCGCCCGCTAGTCGCCGGTAACTGGAAAATGCACGGTACTCGGCAATCCGTTGACAGCCTTTTGAAAGGGCTTAATCAGCAGGACTGGCCAGAGGGTGTGGATGTCATGATTGCCCCGCCGGCACTGTATATTCAGCAGTGCCACGCGAGTCTGATCAAGTCGCCTGTGTATATCGGTGCTCAAAGCTGCGCTTCCCAGGCCGAGCCGGGTGCGTTAACGGGTGAAATTTCCCCGGCGCAATTGCGTGACGCAGGATGTGAATATGTACTCGTAGGGCATTCCGAGCGGCGTAGTCTGTTCGGTGAAACCGATGAGGTGGTACGCAAGAAGTTTGCCGCAGCACTGGCCTGCGGATTGCGTCCGGTGCTCTGTGTTGGTGAAACGCGCGAACAGCGCGACGCCGGCCTGACCGCCGAGGTGGTGGGTACTCAGTTGCAGGTTATTCTTGACGCCTTTGGTGTCGGTGGTTTGGCTCAAGGCGTGGTCGCTTATGAGCCGGTCTGGGCAATCGGTACCGGCTTGACAGCCGATCCGGAGCAAGCCCAGGATGTGCACGCCATGATTCGCGCTCGGCTGGCCATCATGGATGACGAGCAGGCCCAGCTGGTACAGATTGTTTACGGTGGCAGCGTCAAGGCCGATAACGCCGAAGACCTTTTTGCCATGCCGGATATCGATGGGGGGCTGGTAGGTGGTGCCTCCCTCAATGCAGATGAATTTGGCGCGATCGCACGTGCCGCGGGACGAGTGTAA
- the glmM gene encoding phosphoglucosamine mutase, protein MDKRYFGTDGIRGQVGTHPITPEFVLKLGWAVGTAFRKQGVCRVMIGKDTRISGYMFESALEAGLSAAGAHVQLLGPMPTPAIAYLTRTFQADAGIVISASHNPFYDNGIKFFSADGSKLPDSLELEIERLVDEPMVVVDSASLGKVFRVEDASGRYIEFCKSSVPTSTSFKGMKIILDCANGATYKVAPNVFRELGADVAVIGATPDGLNINDRVGSTDLTALREQVLAKGADLGIALDGDGDRVLMVDHLGNEVDGDELLFIMAMELQERGQLRGGVVGTQMSNLGLELALQEKGIEFVRAKVGDRYVMAELRQRDWVLGGEASGHLVCLHHSSTGDGIIAALQVLKALQRSGLSLAEARQGMHKCPQVLINVRYQRGSESPLDDTTLQAAVKESEQRLGHTGRVLLRLSGTEPVLRVMVEGQDAKQVSAEANGLAAQVRALFAD, encoded by the coding sequence ATGGACAAAAGGTATTTCGGCACGGATGGCATTCGCGGTCAGGTGGGTACTCACCCAATTACACCTGAATTTGTACTCAAGCTCGGCTGGGCGGTCGGTACTGCCTTTCGCAAGCAGGGCGTTTGCCGCGTGATGATAGGTAAAGACACGCGCATCTCCGGCTACATGTTCGAGTCGGCGCTGGAAGCCGGCTTGTCCGCTGCCGGCGCTCACGTACAGCTGCTCGGCCCGATGCCCACGCCAGCGATTGCCTACCTGACGCGCACCTTTCAGGCTGATGCCGGTATAGTGATCAGCGCCTCGCACAACCCTTTTTATGACAACGGCATCAAGTTCTTCTCGGCTGATGGCAGCAAGCTGCCCGACAGCCTGGAGCTGGAAATCGAGCGCCTGGTTGATGAACCGATGGTGGTGGTGGATTCGGCCTCGCTGGGCAAGGTATTCCGCGTTGAGGATGCCTCCGGCCGCTATATCGAATTCTGCAAGAGCAGCGTGCCGACCAGCACCAGTTTCAAAGGTATGAAGATCATCCTCGACTGCGCCAATGGCGCTACCTATAAGGTTGCGCCCAATGTGTTCCGTGAGCTGGGTGCTGACGTTGCCGTGATCGGCGCTACCCCGGACGGCCTGAATATCAATGACAGGGTCGGCTCCACTGACCTGACCGCCCTGCGCGAGCAGGTGCTGGCCAAGGGCGCAGACCTGGGTATTGCGCTGGATGGCGATGGCGACCGGGTATTGATGGTTGATCACCTGGGCAACGAAGTGGATGGCGACGAGTTGCTGTTCATCATGGCCATGGAGTTGCAGGAACGTGGCCAGCTGCGCGGCGGTGTAGTGGGTACGCAGATGAGCAATCTGGGTCTCGAGCTGGCGCTGCAGGAGAAGGGTATCGAGTTCGTCCGTGCCAAGGTCGGCGACCGTTATGTAATGGCTGAGCTGCGTCAGCGCGACTGGGTGTTGGGCGGCGAAGCCTCTGGGCATCTGGTTTGCCTGCATCACTCCAGCACTGGCGACGGCATCATTGCCGCGCTGCAGGTGCTCAAAGCGTTGCAGCGTTCTGGCCTGTCGCTGGCAGAAGCGCGCCAGGGTATGCATAAATGCCCGCAGGTATTGATCAACGTGCGCTACCAGCGCGGCAGTGAGTCGCCGCTGGACGACACTACGCTTCAGGCCGCGGTAAAAGAGTCCGAGCAGCGCCTGGGTCATACCGGCCGCGTATTGCTCAGGCTTTCGGGCACTGAGCCAGTATTGCGGGTCATGGTAGAAGGGCAGGACGCCAAGCAGGTGTCCGCTGAAGCCAATGGCCTGGCAGCACAGGTCCGCGCACTGTTCGCCGATTAA
- the ftsH gene encoding ATP-dependent zinc metalloprotease FtsH, with protein MAKNLILWLIIAAVLVTVMNNFSGPAETTNNLNYSQFLELVRDRQVERVTVDGFEITGKSVDGNTFKTVRPAIQDNGLIGDLLDNEVIIEGKQPEQQSIWTQLLIASFPILIIIAIFMFFMRQMQGGAGGRGGPMSFGKSKARMLSEDQVKTTFADVAGCDEAKEEVSELVEFLRDPGKFQRLGGHIPRGVLMVGQPGTGKTLLAKAVAGEAKVPFFTISGSDFVEMFVGVGASRVRDMFDQAKKHAPCIIFIDEIDAVGRHRGSGMGGGHDEREQTLNQLLVEMDGFEANDGIIVVAATNRPDVLDPALLRPGRFDRQVVVGLPDIRGREQILKVHMRKVPLGDDVVPGNIARGTPGFSGADLANLVNEASLFAARFGKRLVEMKEFEMAKDKIMMGAERKSMVMSDKEKLNTAYHESGHAIVGRLVPEHDPVYKVSIIPRGRALGVTMFLPEEDRYSLSKRALISQICSLFGGRIAEEMTLGFDGVTTGASNDIMRATQLAKNMVTKWGLSEKLGPLMYGEDEEQGYLGRGGGGQASGVSGETAKLIDQEVRSIIDGCYATAQQLLKDNRDKLDLMAEALMKYETIDADQINDIMTGIPAREPKDWGKDDKPGPGAAAKPEPDDSIDVAGDGKSDDDSSTVSGPASGH; from the coding sequence ATGGCGAAGAACCTCATTCTGTGGCTGATCATTGCCGCCGTTCTGGTAACGGTAATGAACAACTTCAGCGGTCCCGCAGAGACGACCAACAACCTCAACTACTCGCAATTTCTGGAGCTGGTCAGGGATCGTCAGGTAGAGCGGGTCACCGTTGACGGGTTCGAGATCACCGGCAAGAGTGTTGACGGCAACACCTTCAAGACCGTGCGTCCGGCGATTCAGGACAACGGTCTGATCGGTGATCTGCTGGACAACGAAGTGATCATCGAGGGTAAGCAGCCGGAGCAGCAGAGCATCTGGACCCAGTTGCTGATTGCCAGTTTCCCGATCCTGATCATTATTGCCATCTTTATGTTCTTCATGCGCCAGATGCAGGGCGGAGCGGGTGGCCGTGGCGGCCCGATGAGCTTTGGCAAGAGCAAGGCACGGATGCTCTCTGAAGATCAGGTCAAGACTACCTTTGCCGACGTTGCCGGTTGCGATGAGGCCAAAGAAGAAGTCAGCGAGCTAGTTGAGTTTTTGCGCGATCCGGGCAAGTTTCAGCGTCTGGGCGGTCACATTCCGCGCGGCGTGTTGATGGTCGGTCAGCCGGGTACGGGTAAAACGCTGTTGGCCAAAGCGGTTGCCGGTGAAGCCAAGGTGCCGTTCTTTACCATCTCCGGTTCCGACTTCGTCGAAATGTTCGTCGGTGTGGGTGCCAGTCGCGTACGTGACATGTTTGACCAGGCCAAGAAGCACGCTCCGTGCATTATCTTTATCGACGAGATTGATGCGGTCGGTCGCCACCGTGGTTCGGGAATGGGCGGCGGTCATGACGAGCGCGAGCAGACCCTGAACCAATTGCTGGTTGAGATGGACGGCTTTGAAGCCAACGACGGCATTATCGTTGTGGCTGCAACCAACCGCCCTGACGTGCTTGACCCTGCGCTGCTGCGTCCAGGCCGTTTCGACCGCCAGGTTGTGGTCGGTCTGCCAGACATCCGCGGCCGTGAGCAGATCCTCAAGGTGCACATGCGTAAAGTGCCGCTGGGTGATGACGTGGTGCCGGGCAACATTGCCCGTGGTACACCCGGTTTCTCCGGTGCTGATCTGGCCAACCTGGTCAACGAGGCCTCGCTGTTTGCTGCGCGGTTCGGCAAGCGCCTGGTAGAGATGAAAGAATTCGAAATGGCTAAAGACAAGATCATGATGGGCGCCGAGCGCAAATCCATGGTCATGTCCGACAAGGAAAAGCTCAACACCGCTTATCACGAGTCGGGTCACGCGATTGTTGGTCGTCTGGTGCCTGAACACGATCCGGTCTACAAGGTCTCGATCATCCCCCGTGGACGCGCCCTGGGTGTGACCATGTTCCTGCCGGAAGAGGATCGTTACAGTCTGTCCAAGCGTGCGCTGATCAGCCAGATCTGCTCGTTGTTCGGTGGCCGTATTGCCGAAGAAATGACGCTGGGCTTTGATGGTGTCACTACCGGCGCGTCCAACGACATCATGCGTGCCACGCAGCTGGCCAAGAACATGGTTACCAAGTGGGGTCTGTCCGAGAAGCTCGGTCCGCTCATGTATGGCGAAGACGAGGAGCAGGGCTATCTGGGTCGTGGCGGCGGTGGTCAGGCGTCAGGTGTATCCGGTGAGACTGCCAAGCTGATCGACCAGGAGGTGCGCAGCATCATTGACGGTTGTTATGCGACAGCGCAGCAGCTGCTCAAGGATAACCGCGACAAGCTGGACTTGATGGCCGAAGCCTTGATGAAGTACGAAACCATCGATGCTGACCAGATCAACGATATCATGACCGGTATCCCGGCCCGTGAGCCAAAGGACTGGGGCAAGGACGACAAGCCTGGCCCAGGCGCAGCGGCCAAGCCCGAACCGGATGACAGCATTGATGTCGCCGGTGACGGCAAGTCAGACGACGATAGCAGCACTGTCAGCGGTCCGGCCAGCGGGCACTGA
- the rlmE gene encoding 23S rRNA (uridine(2552)-2'-O)-methyltransferase RlmE — protein sequence MAQSKTSKGWLKEHFDDPFVKQAQKDGYRSRASYKLLEIQEKDRLLKPGMTVLDLGSAPGGWSQVASRLIGEKGTIIASDILMMDSIPDVTFIQGDFTEDGVFEAILAAIDNQPVDLVISDMAPNMSGTPEIDQPGAIYLCELALDMAEKVLKPGGDFLIKVFHGEGFDAYHKLARSRFDKMVTRKPDASRGRSRETYLLGKGFKGATN from the coding sequence GTGGCACAATCGAAGACCAGCAAAGGCTGGTTGAAAGAACATTTCGACGATCCCTTTGTCAAACAGGCACAGAAGGATGGTTATCGGTCCCGGGCCAGCTACAAGCTGCTGGAGATTCAGGAAAAGGACCGGCTGCTCAAGCCCGGCATGACAGTCCTGGATCTGGGCTCGGCGCCTGGGGGGTGGTCGCAGGTCGCCAGTCGCTTGATTGGCGAGAAGGGCACCATTATTGCCTCGGACATCCTGATGATGGATAGCATCCCCGATGTGACCTTCATTCAGGGCGACTTTACCGAAGACGGCGTATTTGAAGCGATTCTTGCAGCCATTGATAATCAGCCGGTAGACCTTGTTATTTCCGATATGGCCCCCAACATGAGTGGTACACCGGAAATAGATCAGCCTGGGGCGATCTACCTTTGCGAGCTGGCGCTGGATATGGCCGAGAAGGTGCTCAAGCCGGGTGGTGATTTCCTGATCAAGGTGTTCCACGGTGAAGGTTTTGACGCGTATCACAAGCTGGCACGCAGCCGTTTTGACAAGATGGTCACCCGCAAGCCAGATGCATCACGCGGCCGCTCCCGCGAAACCTACTTGCTGGGCAAGGGGTTCAAGGGCGCAACGAATTGA
- the nusA gene encoding transcription termination factor NusA produces the protein MSKEVLLVVESVSNEKGVPPDVIFEALELALATATKKRYEDEVDVRVAIDRHTGNYESFMRWTVVADEDFEEPGMQLTLDQAQERDAALKIGDVVEDKIDSVEFGRIAAQIAKQVIVQKVREAERAQVVDAYRDRLGEIISGTVKKVTRDSVIVDLGNNAEAVLPREEMIPRETFRTGTRIRALLKDIRTENRGPQLVLSRSCPEMIIELFRIEVPEIAEELIEVMGAARDPGSRAKIAVRSKDKRIDPQGACIGMRGSRVQAVSGELGGERVDIVLWDDNFAQFVINAMAPAEVASIILDEDTHTIDIAVAEDNLAQAIGRSGQNVRLASMLTGWTLNVMTEDDIRAKQEAETGDILRTFIAELDVEEDLAQLLVEEGFTSLEEIAYVPMEEMLAIDGFDEDIVNELRSRAKDLLLTKALASEEKLDEVQPADDLLNMEGMDRALAFHLAAKGIITMEDLAEQSIDELLDIENIDEERAGALIMAARAPWFE, from the coding sequence ATGAGCAAAGAAGTGCTGCTGGTTGTGGAATCCGTTTCCAATGAAAAGGGCGTACCGCCCGATGTGATTTTTGAAGCATTGGAACTGGCATTGGCCACAGCGACAAAGAAGCGTTATGAAGACGAGGTTGATGTGCGTGTGGCAATCGATCGCCACACCGGCAACTATGAAAGCTTCATGCGCTGGACTGTGGTCGCTGATGAGGATTTCGAAGAGCCGGGTATGCAGCTGACGCTGGACCAGGCCCAGGAGCGCGATGCCGCGCTGAAGATCGGCGACGTGGTCGAAGACAAGATCGATTCTGTCGAATTCGGCCGTATTGCTGCGCAGATCGCCAAGCAGGTGATCGTCCAGAAGGTCCGTGAAGCAGAGCGCGCCCAGGTGGTTGACGCTTACCGTGACCGCCTTGGCGAAATCATCAGCGGCACCGTGAAGAAAGTTACCCGCGACAGCGTCATCGTCGACCTGGGTAACAACGCCGAAGCCGTATTGCCGCGCGAAGAAATGATCCCGCGTGAAACTTTCCGTACCGGCACGCGCATCCGTGCGCTGCTCAAGGATATCCGCACCGAGAACCGCGGTCCGCAGCTGGTGCTGTCGCGCAGCTGTCCGGAAATGATCATTGAGCTGTTCCGCATTGAAGTGCCGGAAATCGCCGAAGAGCTGATCGAAGTCATGGGTGCTGCCCGTGATCCGGGTTCACGCGCCAAGATCGCCGTGCGCTCCAAAGACAAGCGTATCGACCCGCAGGGTGCCTGTATCGGCATGCGCGGTTCACGCGTTCAGGCCGTTTCCGGTGAGCTGGGTGGCGAGCGGGTCGACATCGTATTGTGGGACGACAACTTCGCCCAGTTCGTGATCAACGCCATGGCCCCGGCTGAAGTTGCTTCGATCATCCTTGATGAAGACACGCACACCATCGATATCGCCGTCGCTGAGGACAACCTGGCACAAGCCATTGGCCGCAGCGGTCAGAACGTTCGTCTGGCCAGCATGCTGACCGGCTGGACTCTGAATGTGATGACCGAAGACGACATCCGCGCCAAGCAGGAAGCCGAAACCGGCGACATCCTGCGGACCTTCATCGCCGAACTGGACGTTGAAGAAGATCTGGCGCAGTTGCTGGTAGAAGAAGGCTTCACTTCCCTGGAAGAGATTGCCTACGTACCGATGGAAGAAATGCTGGCGATCGACGGCTTTGACGAAGACATCGTCAACGAGCTGCGTTCGCGTGCCAAGGACCTGCTGTTGACCAAGGCCCTGGCCAGTGAAGAGAAGTTGGATGAAGTACAGCCGGCTGACGACCTGTTGAACATGGAAGGTATGGATCGCGCCCTGGCATTTCATCTGGCCGCCAAAGGCATTATCACCATGGAAGATCTGGCAGAGCAGTCAATTGACGAGCTGCTGGATATCGAAAATATAGATGAAGAACGTGCCGGCGCTTTGATTATGGCTGCCCGCGCACCCTGGTTTGAATAA
- the rimP gene encoding ribosome maturation factor RimP, producing MSGKLTELEAMVVPIVEALGYRCWGIEYLSQGRHTLLRVYIDHDDGISVEACAEVSRQVSAVLDVEDPITGDYTLEVSSPGMDRPLFTLEQFADHVGEQAKIRLRVPYEGRRNFQGVIRGVEGDEIILQVDEHEYLLPIDSIDKSNIIPRF from the coding sequence TTGTCCGGCAAATTGACTGAGTTGGAGGCCATGGTGGTCCCGATTGTCGAAGCCTTGGGCTATCGTTGTTGGGGCATCGAGTATTTGTCTCAAGGGCGACACACCCTGCTGCGGGTTTATATCGACCATGACGACGGTATCAGCGTGGAAGCCTGCGCGGAAGTCAGCCGGCAAGTAAGTGCCGTACTCGATGTGGAAGACCCTATTACTGGCGACTACACCCTGGAGGTCTCATCCCCGGGTATGGATCGGCCGTTATTTACACTTGAGCAGTTTGCCGATCATGTCGGCGAGCAGGCCAAGATCAGATTGCGCGTCCCTTATGAAGGGCGGCGGAATTTTCAAGGTGTCATCCGTGGAGTCGAAGGCGACGAGATCATACTGCAGGTAGATGAGCACGAATATCTGCTGCCGATCGACAGCATCGACAAGAGCAATATTATTCCGCGGTTTTGA